Proteins encoded in a region of the Saccharothrix ecbatanensis genome:
- a CDS encoding NlpC/P60 family protein has product MVSTVVALITVVGVAGTAVAVPPPPPNPSDSEIDAGRQQADAKAALVGELTGRLTDAEARLRQLTDDVAFKMELANKARVDLETAEAEADRARREAESAKVEAAAAGQAVEQARVRLDEFAGASYRQGSLVGSVSAYIGASSPEDLLARAQLLKAVSESSLDALDDVERSRGEKANKDAAARAALDLAGRKEAAADQAKRDAEVAQTAASQAQQGQAAAAQRIQDDKAAVEGQLDQALGAVQGLEGQRAQYNQWLDDKRREEEEAARQAALAAAAAAAAAQPAPAPALRPQPVVAPSSGGVETVVARAMSQLGVRYSWGGGNYDGPTVGIRDGGVGDAHGDYYTVGFDCSGLMMYAFAGVGVYLSHYSGYQYNAGRKVPLAQAQRGDMLFWGPGGGTHVALYLGGGMMVEAPYSGSSVRVAPVRYGGIMPYATRLL; this is encoded by the coding sequence ATGGTCTCGACCGTGGTCGCGCTGATCACCGTGGTGGGCGTGGCCGGCACGGCCGTCGCCGTGCCGCCGCCACCTCCCAACCCCAGTGACTCCGAGATCGACGCCGGTCGGCAGCAGGCGGACGCGAAGGCCGCGCTGGTCGGCGAGCTGACGGGTCGGCTCACCGACGCCGAGGCCCGGTTGCGGCAGCTGACCGACGACGTGGCGTTCAAGATGGAGCTGGCGAACAAGGCACGGGTCGACCTGGAGACCGCCGAGGCCGAGGCCGACCGGGCGCGTCGGGAGGCCGAGTCGGCGAAGGTCGAGGCCGCCGCCGCCGGCCAGGCCGTCGAGCAGGCCCGCGTGCGGCTGGACGAGTTCGCCGGCGCGAGCTACCGGCAGGGCAGCCTCGTCGGCTCGGTCTCGGCGTACATCGGCGCGTCCAGCCCCGAGGACCTGCTCGCGCGCGCCCAGCTGTTGAAGGCGGTCAGCGAGTCCAGCCTCGACGCGCTGGACGACGTGGAGCGCAGCCGGGGGGAGAAGGCGAACAAGGACGCCGCCGCCCGTGCCGCGCTGGATCTGGCCGGCCGGAAGGAGGCCGCCGCGGATCAGGCGAAGCGTGACGCGGAGGTCGCCCAGACCGCCGCCTCGCAGGCCCAACAGGGGCAGGCCGCCGCCGCGCAGCGGATCCAGGACGACAAGGCCGCGGTGGAGGGTCAGCTGGACCAGGCGTTGGGTGCCGTCCAGGGTTTGGAGGGGCAGCGCGCCCAGTACAACCAGTGGCTGGACGACAAGCGGCGCGAGGAGGAGGAAGCCGCGCGTCAGGCGGCGTTGGCCGCTGCGGCCGCGGCGGCTGCCGCTCAGCCCGCCCCGGCGCCGGCGCTTCGACCGCAACCCGTGGTGGCGCCGAGCAGTGGTGGCGTGGAGACCGTCGTGGCGCGTGCGATGAGCCAACTCGGCGTGCGGTACTCGTGGGGCGGCGGCAACTACGACGGGCCGACCGTCGGCATCCGTGACGGTGGCGTCGGCGATGCGCACGGCGACTACTACACCGTCGGCTTCGACTGCTCGGGGCTGATGATGTACGCGTTCGCGGGCGTGGGCGTCTACCTGTCGCACTACAGCGGCTACCAGTACAACGCCGGCCGCAAAGTGCCGCTCGCCCAGGCTCAGCGCGGCGACATGCTGTTCTGGGGTCCGGGCGGCGGCACCCACGTCGCCCTCTACCTCGGCGGCGGCATGATGGTCGAGGCGCCGTACTCCGGCTCGTCCGTCCGCGTCGCCCCGGTCCGGTACGGCGGGATCATGCCGTACGCCACGCGCCTGCTGTGA
- a CDS encoding AMP-binding protein, with translation MRVPLTVADFLDRAEQVFADTTAAVDEPDQPAAPVPTTTYGRFATRVRAWQAGFDALGVGEGERVAVVSHNSARLLELLHAVPASGRIAVPVNFRLRADEVSYIVEHSGASVLLVDPELDSAPDFGRIAARRRFVLGEQTESELMRFDTEPRPWSEPDEDATATVNYTSGTTARPKGVQMTHRNIWINAVTFAMHARVWERDVYMHVLPMFHCNGWGMPFGLAGLGVPQVVLRKVDGAEILRRVRDHGVTLMCGAPAVWNAVLDAAQEWDGEIPGRDKVRIICAGAPPPSRTIARVGEELGWEFLQLYGLTETSPLLTFNRSRPADDALSADERARKLSRAGAPGLGVRLKVSESGEVLARGNVVMAGYWENPEASAEALEGGWFHTGDGGTLDDEGHLTISDRKKDVIITGGENVSSIEVEDALFSHPAVAEAAVIGVPHDKWGETIKALIVTAEGAEVTEAELIAHCKARLAGYKAPTSVEFRDAIPRTATGKVQKFKLRAPYWSDLDRKVN, from the coding sequence ATGCGCGTACCCCTGACTGTCGCCGATTTCCTCGACCGGGCGGAGCAGGTCTTCGCCGACACGACGGCCGCCGTCGACGAGCCCGACCAGCCCGCCGCGCCCGTGCCGACGACCACGTACGGCCGGTTCGCCACCCGCGTCCGCGCCTGGCAGGCCGGGTTCGACGCGCTCGGCGTCGGCGAGGGCGAACGGGTCGCAGTGGTCAGCCACAACTCGGCCCGGCTGCTCGAACTGCTGCACGCCGTGCCCGCGTCCGGCCGCATCGCGGTGCCGGTCAACTTCCGGCTGCGCGCCGACGAGGTGTCCTACATCGTCGAGCACAGCGGCGCGTCGGTCCTCCTGGTGGACCCCGAGCTGGACTCCGCGCCCGACTTCGGCCGGATCGCCGCCCGGCGCCGCTTCGTCCTCGGCGAGCAGACCGAGTCGGAGCTGATGCGGTTCGACACCGAGCCCCGCCCGTGGAGCGAGCCGGACGAGGACGCGACCGCCACCGTCAACTACACGTCCGGCACCACCGCCCGGCCCAAGGGCGTTCAGATGACGCACCGCAACATCTGGATCAACGCGGTCACGTTCGCCATGCACGCCCGCGTCTGGGAGCGGGACGTCTACATGCACGTCCTGCCGATGTTCCACTGCAACGGCTGGGGCATGCCGTTCGGCCTCGCGGGCCTCGGCGTGCCGCAGGTCGTGCTGCGCAAGGTCGACGGCGCCGAGATCCTGAGGCGGGTGCGCGACCACGGCGTCACGCTGATGTGCGGCGCGCCCGCCGTCTGGAACGCGGTCCTCGACGCGGCCCAGGAGTGGGACGGCGAGATCCCGGGACGCGACAAGGTGCGGATCATCTGCGCGGGCGCCCCGCCGCCGAGCCGCACCATCGCCCGCGTCGGCGAGGAGCTCGGTTGGGAGTTCCTCCAGCTCTACGGCCTGACCGAGACGTCGCCGCTGCTCACGTTCAACCGGTCCCGACCGGCCGACGACGCGCTGTCGGCGGACGAACGGGCGCGGAAGCTGTCGAGGGCGGGAGCGCCGGGGCTGGGCGTGCGGCTGAAGGTGTCCGAGAGCGGCGAGGTGCTGGCCCGCGGGAACGTCGTCATGGCCGGCTACTGGGAGAACCCCGAGGCCAGCGCCGAGGCGTTGGAGGGCGGCTGGTTCCACACCGGCGACGGCGGCACGCTGGACGACGAGGGCCACCTGACGATCTCGGACCGCAAGAAGGACGTGATCATCACGGGTGGCGAGAACGTGTCGTCCATCGAGGTGGAGGACGCCCTGTTCAGCCACCCGGCGGTGGCCGAGGCGGCGGTGATCGGGGTGCCGCACGACAAGTGGGGCGAGACGATCAAGGCGCTGATCGTGACCGCCGAGGGCGCCGAGGTGACCGAGGCGGAGCTGATCGCGCACTGCAAGGCGCGGCTCGCCGGGTACAAGGCGCCGACGTCGGTCGAGTTCCGCGACGCCATCCCGCGCACCGCCACCGGCAAGGTGCAGAAGTTCAAGCTGCGCGCGCCGTACTGGTCCGATCTGGACCGCAAGGTCAACTGA
- a CDS encoding carbonic anhydrase family protein — protein sequence MGDQQSPINIRDAVVVPQLEDELAVRWRADQFSAAEEGHGWRLRPKGEHSVRLSGHEFRLDNIHFHRPGEHWIDGRARGAEMHAVHLRADDGLRACVVAVFLDLGEPGASDAKPPSGIDLPTLFPGEGFHRYEGSLTTGEFDEVVSWVVMKDPVQVEDPALRAFVRAHADRARPVQPLNRRFVLTTR from the coding sequence GTGGGAGATCAGCAGTCACCGATCAACATCCGCGACGCGGTGGTCGTGCCGCAGTTGGAGGACGAGCTGGCCGTGCGGTGGCGCGCGGACCAGTTCAGCGCCGCCGAGGAGGGTCACGGCTGGCGCTTGCGGCCGAAGGGCGAGCACTCGGTGCGCCTGTCCGGGCACGAGTTCCGGCTCGACAACATCCACTTCCACCGCCCGGGCGAGCACTGGATCGACGGTCGGGCGCGGGGTGCGGAGATGCACGCCGTCCACCTGAGGGCGGACGACGGGTTGCGGGCGTGCGTGGTCGCGGTGTTCCTCGACCTCGGTGAGCCGGGCGCGTCGGACGCGAAGCCGCCCAGCGGCATCGACCTGCCCACGCTGTTCCCGGGCGAGGGCTTCCACCGCTACGAGGGTTCGCTGACCACCGGCGAGTTCGACGAGGTGGTGAGCTGGGTGGTGATGAAGGACCCGGTCCAGGTGGAGGACCCGGCCCTGCGCGCCTTCGTCCGCGCCCACGCCGACCGCGCCCGCCCCGTCCAGCCCCTCAACCGCAGGTTCGTGCTGACGACCCGCTGA
- a CDS encoding SIR2 family NAD-dependent protein deacylase: MSARDVMAVARRITVLTGAGVSVESGVVRFGFDAAAFLTSARARRSAWESWLDDPMWTAVPNAAHHAVAGLERAGRVRAVVTQNVDGLHQRAGSSSVVELHGSMSRVVCASCGATSAMSGALERVRSGDSSPQCVVCGGILRPATVAFGEPLHPDVLRAARTAVLDCDVMLVAGTSLMVEPAAQLVPLAARAGAAVVICTLEPTPYDELAAAVVREPAASALPELAAVPVVATGPIRTWGDPSSW, encoded by the coding sequence ATGAGTGCACGGGACGTGATGGCCGTCGCACGGCGGATCACCGTGCTCACCGGCGCGGGGGTGTCCGTCGAGTCGGGCGTGGTGCGGTTCGGGTTCGACGCGGCGGCGTTCCTGACGTCGGCGCGGGCGCGGCGGTCGGCGTGGGAGTCCTGGCTGGACGATCCGATGTGGACGGCCGTGCCGAACGCCGCGCACCACGCGGTGGCGGGGCTGGAGCGGGCCGGGCGGGTGCGGGCGGTGGTGACGCAGAACGTGGACGGGCTGCACCAGCGGGCCGGGTCTTCGTCGGTGGTCGAACTGCATGGGTCGATGTCGCGCGTCGTGTGCGCGTCGTGCGGGGCCACCAGTGCGATGAGCGGGGCGTTGGAGCGTGTGCGCAGCGGTGACTCGTCGCCGCAATGCGTGGTGTGCGGCGGAATTCTCCGGCCGGCCACGGTTGCGTTCGGCGAACCGCTGCACCCCGATGTGCTGCGTGCCGCGCGCACGGCGGTGTTGGACTGCGACGTGATGTTGGTCGCCGGGACGTCGCTCATGGTGGAGCCGGCCGCGCAGTTGGTGCCGTTGGCGGCGCGGGCGGGCGCGGCGGTGGTCATCTGCACGCTGGAACCGACGCCGTACGACGAACTGGCGGCTGCCGTGGTGCGCGAGCCGGCCGCCTCGGCGCTGCCGGAGTTGGCGGCGGTGCCCGTGGTGGCGACCGGGCCGATCCGCACGTGGGGCGACCCGAGCAGCTGGTAG
- a CDS encoding proline-rich domain-containing protein, whose amino-acid sequence MSYPGGGGGEWPPQNNPYGQPQQGGHPQQGGYPQQGPQQGGYPNQGGYPQTGPQPQQGYPQTGPQGFAQPQQPGYQQPGYQQEFGQQPFGYSGGEPPKKKRTGLIITSIVAVLALAAGTVATVWALRSSDDVAAGSESPSTAANNLLSALGSGDVIGIMNGLAPAEAKLSKDYTEATVSEAKRLEILKKDADPNKLTGIQVKSEGIKFDDAAAEKVNDRLTINKVVEGKITITSDVKQIPLTDKLVDALGADLDKAKPDTETLDFAKEMADRKGKPIGIATIKVGDDWYPSLFYTIAHAALESEDLKWPAQGIAPAGAGSANDAAKQMVQKALAGDLEGVIALLPPDEMGVLQDVGPVLLDQAGKTPDTGAKLVELETDSKDVTGGTLLTIRKLVVEAKGEQYEIARDGDCYSATGEGKTQKLCADELGQLVEQQGGRNVPPAAVDVIARVGAQVLKDGVGVVATEVDGKWYISPLRTYNELFLTLMRGLEPKDIDELIKAVK is encoded by the coding sequence GTGAGCTACCCAGGCGGCGGCGGAGGCGAATGGCCACCGCAGAACAACCCGTACGGCCAGCCGCAGCAGGGGGGCCACCCGCAACAGGGCGGCTACCCCCAGCAGGGCCCGCAGCAGGGGGGCTACCCGAACCAGGGCGGCTACCCGCAGACCGGCCCCCAGCCACAGCAGGGTTACCCGCAGACCGGTCCGCAGGGCTTCGCGCAGCCCCAGCAGCCCGGTTACCAACAGCCCGGCTACCAGCAGGAGTTCGGCCAGCAGCCGTTCGGCTACTCGGGTGGCGAACCGCCGAAGAAGAAGCGCACCGGCCTGATCATCACCTCGATCGTCGCCGTCCTCGCGCTGGCCGCGGGCACGGTCGCCACGGTGTGGGCGCTGCGCAGCTCCGACGACGTCGCGGCCGGCTCCGAGAGCCCGTCCACGGCGGCGAACAACCTGCTCAGCGCGCTGGGCAGCGGTGACGTCATCGGCATCATGAACGGCCTGGCGCCCGCCGAGGCCAAGCTGAGCAAGGACTACACCGAGGCCACCGTCAGCGAGGCCAAGCGGCTGGAGATCCTGAAGAAGGACGCCGACCCGAACAAGCTCACCGGCATCCAGGTCAAGAGCGAGGGCATCAAGTTCGACGACGCCGCCGCGGAGAAGGTCAACGACCGCCTGACGATCAACAAGGTGGTCGAGGGCAAGATCACGATCACCTCGGACGTCAAGCAGATCCCGTTGACGGACAAGCTGGTCGACGCGCTCGGCGCGGACCTCGACAAGGCCAAGCCCGACACGGAGACGCTGGACTTCGCCAAGGAGATGGCCGACCGCAAGGGCAAGCCGATCGGCATCGCCACCATCAAGGTCGGCGACGACTGGTACCCGAGCCTCTTCTACACCATCGCGCACGCCGCGCTGGAGTCCGAAGACCTCAAGTGGCCGGCCCAGGGCATCGCGCCGGCCGGCGCGGGTTCGGCGAACGACGCCGCCAAGCAGATGGTGCAGAAGGCCCTCGCCGGCGACTTGGAGGGTGTCATCGCCCTCCTGCCGCCCGACGAGATGGGCGTCCTCCAGGACGTGGGCCCGGTTCTGCTGGATCAGGCGGGCAAGACGCCCGACACCGGCGCGAAACTGGTGGAGCTGGAGACGGACTCCAAGGACGTCACCGGCGGCACGCTGCTGACCATCCGCAAGCTGGTGGTGGAGGCCAAGGGCGAGCAGTACGAGATCGCCCGCGACGGCGACTGCTACTCGGCCACCGGTGAGGGCAAGACGCAGAAGCTCTGCGCGGACGAGCTCGGGCAGCTGGTCGAGCAGCAGGGCGGTCGCAACGTCCCGCCCGCCGCGGTGGACGTGATCGCACGCGTCGGCGCGCAGGTGCTGAAGGACGGCGTCGGCGTGGTCGCCACCGAGGTGGACGGCAAGTGGTACATCAGCCCGTTGCGGACCTACAACGAGCTGTTCCTGACGCTGATGCGCGGTCTGGAGCCGAAGGACATCGACGAGCTGATCAAGGCCGTCAAGTAG
- a CDS encoding ABC transporter ATP-binding protein: MVRLDRIGKRYGRGPWVLRDVSLTVERGDVVVLRGGNGSGKSTLLRVAAGVTAPSSGRVSRGASVGYVPERFPTGVKLSARDYLRHLAAVRSVPVRWDLVEALGFVGEPTAPMATLSKGNAQKIALAQALHATDLLVLDEPWSGLDAAAAGVLTDLVASSDAAVVLTDHHGHDVPGAREVALGTVAHGGVVIELESVGEAFTLISSLEGVSAARAVGGGARVEVRAGFSDGVLAEALRLGCSVRSVRS, translated from the coding sequence GTGGTGCGTCTTGATCGAATCGGCAAGCGCTACGGCCGCGGACCGTGGGTGTTGCGCGACGTGTCCTTGACCGTGGAACGCGGTGACGTCGTCGTGCTGCGCGGCGGGAACGGGTCCGGCAAGTCGACCTTGTTGCGCGTCGCGGCGGGCGTCACGGCGCCGTCGTCCGGGCGCGTGAGCAGGGGCGCGTCGGTCGGGTACGTGCCGGAGCGGTTCCCGACCGGCGTGAAGCTGTCCGCGCGCGACTACCTGCGCCACCTCGCCGCCGTCCGGAGCGTGCCGGTGCGGTGGGACCTGGTGGAGGCGCTGGGTTTCGTCGGCGAACCGACCGCGCCGATGGCCACCCTGTCGAAGGGCAACGCGCAGAAGATCGCGCTGGCGCAGGCGTTGCACGCGACGGACCTGCTGGTGCTGGACGAGCCGTGGTCCGGGCTGGACGCCGCCGCGGCCGGGGTGCTGACCGACCTGGTGGCGTCGTCGGACGCCGCCGTCGTGCTGACCGACCACCACGGGCACGACGTGCCGGGCGCGCGTGAGGTGGCTCTCGGCACGGTGGCACATGGTGGCGTGGTGATCGAACTGGAGTCGGTGGGGGAGGCGTTCACGCTGATCAGCTCGCTGGAAGGCGTGTCAGCGGCACGGGCGGTCGGCGGCGGGGCACGGGTCGAGGTGCGGGCCGGCTTCAGCGACGGCGTGCTGGCCGAGGCGCTGCGGCTCGGCTGCTCGGTGCGGAGCGTCCGCTCGTGA
- a CDS encoding aconitate hydratase encodes MEFHVTAPSKDSFGARGTLTVGDASYEVFRLSAVDGAERLPYSLKILLENLLRTEDGVNITADHVRALGSWDPSAEPNTEIQFTPSRVVMQDFTGVPCVVDLATMREAVTQLGGDPTKVNPLAPAELVIDHSVIADIFGRPDAFELNVDLEYQRNKERYQFLRWGQTAFDEFKVVPPGTGIVHQVNIEHLARVVMVRNGQAYPDTLVGTDSHTTMVNGIGVLGWGVGGIEAEAAMLGQPVSMLIPRVVGFKLHGELPPGATATDLVLTITEMLRKHGAVGKFVEFYGSGVGAVPLANRATIGNMSPEFGSTCAIFPIDGETIEYLKLTGRTAEQLALVEAYAKDQGLWHDPSAEPVYSETLELDLSTIVPSIAGPKRPQDRIDLTNAKEAFRQALGAYVAHTDGVTNSPVDEASEESFPASDSPALSNGDAGGSPHVFHSAAEGAEGRASNPVKVSLDGAEFELDHGAVAIAAITSCTNTSNPSVMLGAALLAKKAVEKGLERKPWVKTTLAPGSKVVMDYYERAGLLPYLEKLGFHLVGYGCTTCIGNSGPLQDEISAGINQGDLAAVSVLSGNRNFEGRINPDIKMNYLASPPLVVAYALAGSMDKDITTEPLGTDQDGKPVYLADIWPTPQEISEVVASSISPEGFAKGYKDVFAGDQRWQSLPTPTGKTFEWDPQSTYVRKPPYFDGMQMDPSPVTEISGARVLALLGDSVTTDHISPAGSIKADSPAGKYLTEHGVERTDFNSYGSRRGNHEVMIRGTFANIRLRNLLLADEGNGQGVQGGFTRNFLEEGAPQTTIYDASEAYAAAGVPLVVLAGKEYGSGSSRDWAAKGTSLLGVRAVIAESFERIHRSNLIGMGVLPLQYPQGSTAASLGLDGTETFDFTGITALNDGDTPRTVHVVATKTGGAKVEFDAVVRIDTPGEADYYRNGGIMQYVLRKMVRS; translated from the coding sequence ATGGAGTTTCACGTGACTGCACCAAGCAAGGACAGCTTCGGCGCCCGCGGCACGCTCACCGTCGGCGACGCCTCGTACGAGGTGTTCCGGCTGAGCGCGGTCGACGGCGCCGAGCGCCTGCCGTACAGCTTGAAGATCCTGCTGGAGAACCTGCTGCGGACCGAGGACGGCGTGAACATCACCGCCGACCACGTGCGCGCGCTGGGCAGCTGGGATCCGTCGGCCGAGCCGAACACCGAGATCCAGTTCACCCCGTCCCGGGTGGTGATGCAGGACTTCACCGGCGTGCCGTGCGTGGTCGACCTGGCCACCATGCGCGAGGCCGTCACCCAGCTCGGCGGCGACCCGACGAAGGTGAACCCGCTGGCGCCCGCCGAACTGGTCATCGACCACTCGGTGATCGCCGACATCTTCGGCCGGCCGGACGCGTTCGAGCTGAACGTCGACCTGGAGTACCAGCGCAACAAGGAGCGCTACCAGTTCCTGCGCTGGGGCCAGACCGCGTTCGACGAGTTCAAGGTCGTCCCGCCGGGCACCGGCATCGTGCACCAGGTGAACATCGAGCACCTGGCCCGCGTGGTGATGGTCCGCAACGGCCAGGCCTACCCGGACACGCTCGTCGGCACCGACAGCCACACCACCATGGTCAACGGCATCGGCGTGCTGGGCTGGGGCGTCGGCGGCATCGAGGCCGAGGCCGCCATGCTGGGCCAGCCGGTCTCCATGCTGATCCCGCGCGTGGTGGGCTTCAAGCTGCACGGCGAGCTGCCCCCCGGCGCGACCGCGACCGACCTGGTGCTGACGATCACCGAGATGCTGCGCAAGCACGGCGCGGTCGGCAAGTTCGTCGAGTTCTACGGCTCGGGCGTCGGCGCGGTGCCGCTGGCCAACCGCGCCACCATCGGCAACATGAGCCCCGAGTTCGGGTCCACCTGCGCGATCTTCCCGATCGACGGCGAGACCATCGAGTACCTGAAGCTGACCGGCCGCACCGCCGAGCAGCTGGCGCTGGTCGAGGCCTACGCCAAGGACCAGGGTCTCTGGCACGACCCGTCGGCCGAGCCGGTGTACTCCGAGACGCTGGAGCTGGACCTGTCGACGATCGTCCCGTCGATCGCCGGCCCGAAGCGCCCGCAGGACCGGATCGACCTGACCAACGCCAAGGAGGCGTTCCGGCAGGCGCTCGGCGCTTACGTCGCGCACACCGACGGCGTGACGAACTCGCCGGTGGACGAGGCGTCCGAGGAGTCGTTCCCGGCCAGCGACTCGCCCGCACTGAGCAACGGTGACGCGGGCGGTTCGCCGCACGTGTTCCACTCCGCCGCCGAGGGCGCGGAGGGCCGGGCGTCCAACCCGGTCAAGGTCTCGCTGGACGGCGCGGAGTTCGAGCTGGACCACGGCGCCGTGGCGATCGCCGCGATCACGTCGTGCACCAACACGTCCAACCCGTCGGTGATGCTCGGCGCGGCGCTGCTGGCGAAGAAGGCCGTGGAGAAGGGCCTGGAGCGCAAGCCGTGGGTCAAGACCACGCTGGCGCCGGGTTCCAAGGTCGTCATGGACTACTACGAGCGCGCGGGGCTGCTGCCGTACCTGGAGAAGCTGGGCTTCCACCTGGTCGGCTACGGCTGCACCACGTGCATCGGCAACTCGGGTCCGTTGCAGGACGAGATCTCGGCGGGCATCAACCAGGGCGACCTGGCGGCGGTGTCGGTGCTGTCGGGCAACCGGAACTTCGAGGGCCGGATCAACCCGGACATCAAGATGAACTACCTCGCGTCCCCGCCGCTCGTGGTGGCGTACGCGCTGGCCGGTTCGATGGACAAGGACATCACCACCGAGCCGCTGGGCACGGACCAGGACGGCAAGCCGGTGTACCTGGCCGACATCTGGCCGACGCCGCAGGAGATCTCCGAGGTCGTCGCGTCGTCGATCTCGCCGGAGGGCTTCGCCAAGGGCTACAAGGACGTGTTCGCCGGTGACCAGCGCTGGCAGTCGCTGCCCACGCCGACCGGCAAGACGTTCGAGTGGGACCCGCAGTCCACGTACGTGCGGAAGCCCCCGTACTTCGACGGCATGCAGATGGACCCGTCCCCGGTGACGGAGATCAGCGGCGCGCGGGTGTTGGCGCTGCTGGGCGACTCGGTCACCACGGACCACATCTCCCCCGCCGGTTCGATCAAGGCCGACTCGCCCGCGGGCAAGTACCTGACCGAGCACGGCGTGGAGCGCACGGACTTCAACTCGTACGGCTCGCGCCGGGGCAACCACGAGGTGATGATCCGGGGCACGTTCGCGAACATCCGGCTGCGCAACCTGCTGCTCGCCGATGAGGGCAACGGGCAGGGCGTGCAGGGCGGGTTCACCCGGAACTTCCTGGAGGAGGGCGCGCCGCAGACCACGATCTACGACGCGTCCGAGGCCTACGCGGCGGCCGGTGTGCCGCTGGTCGTGTTGGCGGGCAAGGAGTACGGCTCCGGCTCGTCGCGCGACTGGGCCGCGAAGGGCACCTCGCTGCTCGGCGTGCGGGCCGTGATCGCCGAGTCGTTCGAGCGCATCCACCGGTCGAACCTGATCGGCATGGGCGTCCTGCCGCTCCAGTACCCGCAGGGGTCGACGGCGGCGTCGCTGGGTCTGGATGGCACGGAGACCTTCGACTTCACCGGCATCACCGCGCTGAACGACGGCGACACGCCTCGGACGGTGCACGTGGTGGCGACGAAGACGGGTGGCGCGAAGGTGGAGTTCGACGCGGTCGTCCGCATCGACACCCCCGGCGAGGCCGACTACTACCGCAACGGCGGCATCATGCAGTACGTGCTCCGCAAGATGGTCCGCAGCTAG